The genomic region CATCACGCGCGTCTCGAGCTGGTCGAGCATGTAGCAGAAGGTGTCGCTCTGGAGGGGGAAGCGGATGCGGTAGGCGCGGCGCCAGATCGCGTAGACCAGGCTGAGCACCTCCTGCGCGGGAAGCTCGGCGCGGTGGTCCGTCACGGGCTCGCGGTACAGGACGTAGCGACCCTCGCTGCGCTGCGGCTGCCACGGATGGAAGTAGCTGAAGCCGAAGGGGATGGCCTCGCCGTGGCGGACGAGGGAGCGCAGCCACGGGCTCTCGCGCCGCACCTCACCCACGGTCCACGCCAGCTCGCGGCCGCGGGACTGCGCGTCGGCCCGGAACGCGTCCACCAGGTGCGCGCGGAGGCGCCGGCCCAGCATGCGCCCGCGGGTGTGCTCGTCCACCGCGAGGTAGGTGACGAAGCCGGCGTTCACCGTCTCCAGGTACACGCCCGCCGCCACGGCCACCGGCGCCCCATCTTCGACCAGCGCGAAGAGGTGCGGCTCGCCGCCGGACTTGAGCCCGCGGCGCCGCTCCTCCAGCTCCGACAGCAGGTCGTCCACCGGCTGCACGTCGCCGATGGCGTGTCGGATCAGCTCCAGCGCCGCTTCGGCCAGCGGGTCCCGCTCGTCCCCGATCTCCACCACCTGCCCTTCAGCTTCCCGCATCCGCCCTGCCCTCGTCAGTCGTGGTCGTCGTCCACGGCACCGCCCAGCCCGAAGAGCCGCGCGGCGTTGCCGCCCATCAGCGCCTCCATCTCCTCTTCGGTCGCGTCCAGCCCGCGGGCGAACTCCATGTAGCCGGGCATGGACGAGATGGGCCAGTCGGTGCCGAACATCAGCTTCGCCGGGTCGTTCACGTACGCCAGGACGTCGTTGATCTTGGCCGTGGCGAAGCGCTGGAAGCGCGGCGCGAAC from Longimicrobiaceae bacterium harbors:
- a CDS encoding GNAT family N-acetyltransferase is translated as MREAEGQVVEIGDERDPLAEAALELIRHAIGDVQPVDDLLSELEERRRGLKSGGEPHLFALVEDGAPVAVAAGVYLETVNAGFVTYLAVDEHTRGRMLGRRLRAHLVDAFRADAQSRGRELAWTVGEVRRESPWLRSLVRHGEAIPFGFSYFHPWQPQRSEGRYVLYREPVTDHRAELPAQEVLSLVYAIWRRAYRIRFPLQSDTFCYMLDQLETRVMIGVDEAFASEMGKLEAD